AGGAGCTGGCCCAGGTGCCCCAGGTCCCGGGCTCGCTGGAGGAGGCCCTGTCCGCCCTGGAGACCGACCAGGACTTCCTGAAGGCGGGGGGCGTGTTCACCGACGACCTCATCGAGACGTGGATCGCCTACAAGCGCCTCAAGGAGATCGACGAGGTCCGCCTCCGGCCCCACCCGTGGGAGTTCATGCTCTACTACGACATCTAGGCCGATAGGTCGCTGAGCAGGGCTTTGTGGGCTCGGTACACGGTCTAGGACGCGACACGAGGGGTCAATAGGGGTATCCAGCGGCCCTCGACGGCGCCCCGTGGCGAGGTCAGCAAGAAACCCCAGCCGGCCCTTGACGACGCCCGTACGATGGGTCGGTGACCGTCCCCGGCCTCGCCGTCAACCCGGATCGCCTGCGCGACATCTGCAGCCGCTACGGGGTGTCGAGGCTCGAGGTTTTCGGCTCGGTCAGTCGTGGCGAGGACACGCCCGACAGTGACATCGACGTGCTCTACGACCTCGCGCCGGAGAGCCGCCTCGGTTGGGACATCGAGAAGCTCGCGGACGAGCTTTCCGAGCTGATCGGCCGGCCGGTCGACCTCGTGTCGCGGAACTCGTTGCACGAGCGACTGCGAGACGAGGTTCTCGCCGAGGCCCGCCCGCTGTATGCGGCGTGAACTGCTCCTGATCGGGGAGATGATCGAGGCCGCGTCACAAGCGCAATTCGCTGGTCGATGGCATCGACCTCGCCACCCTCAGCGCGGACCGTCAGCGCCGAGACGCCTTGCTCTGGAACTTCACCGTCCTCGGCGAGGCGGCAACTCAGCTCGACGACCAGGTGAAGGCGCGGTTCCCGGATCCCGTGGGCGCAACCCGCTCGCCTCCGCAACCGGGTCATCCACGGCTATTGGTCGATCGATCTGCAGATCCTGCACACCACAGCGACGGATCTCCTGCCGCAGTGCCAGTGCCGACTGGCTCGCGCCGAACCGATCTACCGCGGAGATCGGCCGGGTCGACACTCCGAGCAGGCACCGGCCCTGTTCACGTGCTCGGCGGTCCGGCGACCCTGGAGATTGCGGGCGTAGACGTCAAGGCGCTCGGACAGCCTCCCGGGCGACAGCGCCGAGA
This portion of the Acidimicrobiales bacterium genome encodes:
- a CDS encoding nucleotidyltransferase family protein is translated as MTVPGLAVNPDRLRDICSRYGVSRLEVFGSVSRGEDTPDSDIDVLYDLAPESRLGWDIEKLADELSELIGRPVDLVSRNSLHERLRDEVLAEARPLYAA